Proteins from one Bacteroidales bacterium genomic window:
- a CDS encoding superoxide dismutase → MKIRNLLKSAGLFLAVAFISLNITASNPGSLKSSGIEESPVTEFPALPYAYNALEPYIDARTMEIHYDKHHRAYFTNFVNAIKGTPLESMTLSDIFASMSKQSDAVRNNGGGFYNHVFFWNSMGTGSTAPSAELTAAINKAFGSFDKFKEVFNTAAKTRFGSGWAWLYVNADKNLAVGSTPYQDNPLMDNATVKGTPLLALDVWEHAYYLKYQNRRPEYIDAFWNVVNWNEVNKRFAEAGK, encoded by the coding sequence ATGAAAATCAGAAATTTGTTGAAGTCAGCCGGGTTGTTTTTAGCAGTGGCTTTTATTAGCCTGAATATAACTGCTTCCAATCCGGGCAGTTTGAAGTCTTCGGGGATTGAAGAATCTCCTGTTACAGAGTTTCCGGCATTACCATATGCTTATAATGCTCTGGAGCCTTATATTGACGCCAGGACAATGGAAATACATTATGACAAGCATCACCGCGCATATTTTACAAATTTTGTCAATGCAATAAAGGGCACTCCTCTCGAATCGATGACGTTGTCAGATATTTTTGCATCCATGTCGAAACAATCTGATGCTGTCAGGAATAATGGCGGCGGATTTTATAATCATGTCTTTTTCTGGAACAGTATGGGAACCGGATCAACAGCTCCATCGGCTGAACTTACAGCTGCAATAAACAAAGCATTTGGATCTTTTGATAAATTCAAAGAAGTATTCAATACAGCAGCAAAAACACGTTTTGGCAGCGGTTGGGCCTGGTTATATGTAAATGCCGATAAAAATCTTGCTGTTGGCAGCACTCCATATCAGGACAATCCTTTGATGGATAATGCAACTGTTAAAGGAACCCCCCTTCTGGCTCTTGATGTATGGGAACATGCATATTATCTCAAGTATCAGAACCGCAGACCGGAATACATTGATGCATTCTGGAATGTTGTAAACTGGAATGAAGTGAATAAGAGATTTGCTGAGGCAGGAAAATAG